The Halobacteria archaeon AArc-dxtr1 region CCGATGTGGGCCACAGCGTCGGCGCCGTGGGCCTCGGCGTTCGCGGCCGGATGCCCGGCGTCTACACCGGGCCACCGGCGTACGTCGAGCCGGGGATGGGTGCCGACGTCGGGGGCCGGATCGCGACCGTCTGTGACGCCGTCGCCGCATCCGGAAGCGCTGGCTCACCGGCTGACGGATCGACGCCTGATCCGTCGATGCGAAGCGGGGAGCGCGAGCCGCCCCGGGCCCGCCCGGATGGCGGCGCGGAGCTGGCAACACGCCTCGATGCGCTCTTCCCGCCGAACACGCAGCTCGTGTGCTGTACACCCGCGGTAGACGACGAAATCGTCGATCTCGTGCTCGCGCTTCGCCGACGTGGCTACCCCCTGTCTGTGCTCTCACCGAACGTGACCGGCGGCGACGAGGTGGGAGCCAGGCTCGAAGGCGTGCGCCGGCAGGCACGCCTCGAACGGCTCCGGCGCAGCGACGTCCCGGTCGTCGACTGGAGCACCGATCGAACGCTCGCGAGCGCACTCGCTCGCGGGTTCGGCGAGGTGATCCGCTGATGGGCAGCTCAGGAGAGCGAGCCGCCAGTGTGACACCGGTGCCGAGCCGAGCCGACCGCGAGCGAACAGCCGAAACCGTCAGCGCTCCCGCGACGGTGGTGGGAACAGTGCTCGCGACGGCTGTCGGGGCCATCGTCCTCGCAGTCGGGACCGACGTCCTTCTCCCGGGTGTCGTCGCCGCCCTCGCGGGCAGTCTGCTAACGGGTACGGTCTCGGCGGCCAACCGTCGAACGCCGGGCGGCCGAGCCATCGCGAGCGTCCTGACAGTTCTCGCGGCGGTCGCTGCGACGGCGGCTGGCGCCATCGCGGTCGTCGGAGGCCCGACATCGATCGCGGTCGGATACCGACTCGGTGTCGTCGCTGCGATCGGGCTCGCCGCCTTCGGCGCGACGGCGACTGTTACCGGGGCGATCGGCGACGGCGCCGTCCGGGCTGCGATCCCGATCGCCGTTGCGACCGCGGTTCCGATCGCGATCGTGGGGGCGGTACACACCGATCCGGCACGCTCGGTGTGGGGCGAGCGTGGAGGGGACGCGGACGCAGTCAACGTGGGCATCGTCTCCGAGCTGGCACTCTCACCGACAGGATCGGTCACCGCGATGGCGACGTTCGTCGGACTGGTGGTCTGGGCGCTGTGGGTTGTCGCCGCCGTGGGCCCCCGATTACCGATTCCGCAGCTGCTGGCACGGGATCGACGCGAACCGGCGCGAAGACAAATCGAGCGCGTATCGACGGCTGCCACTCGGTACGGCTTTCTCGTCTTCTTGTTCGGCAGCGGGGCAACGATCGCAATTGCCGTCTCGGATGGGATCGAGGTCGAGGCCGCCGCACAGGCCGTCGCGACGCTCGAGACACTCCTTCTCCCGGTCGCGACGTCGACTGGCCTCCGGATCGTCCTCCTCGCGGGCATCGCAGTGATGGCCGTCCTGTTCGTCCTCTCGTGGCTGCCGGGACTCCGGCGACTCAGGCACAGCCGCCTCCTCGCGTGGCTCCCTGCGTTTACCGGTGGGGCAGTCGTCGCATCCCTGTTGATCGTCGGCTACCCGATGCTCTTCGAGCGGGTACTCCGGCCGGAGCTCGAGGGAACGACGGAACAGACGGTCGCCGTTCCGGGAACCGGAGTGGTGCCGGTAGCGGACGTGCAGGCGGTACTCGCGCCACCGAGTGGGATCGCTATCGCGAGCGTGGCGACCGTCGCCGTCGTCGGGTTGGTCGTCACGCTCCTGGTTGGCGTCTGGGGGATCGGAGCGCTCGCGCTCTTGCCGGATCGGGCAGCACCCGGCTCGTTCGGCGCTGCAGCGCTCGTGCTTGGCGCGATTGTCGCCGCGGTGGGCGGGGCCGGAACGCTGGTCGTCGCGATCCCCGTCGCCTGTGCGATGGTCTCGTGGGACGCCGCCCTCTACGGCGTGTCGATAACCGAAGAACTCGGCCGCGACGGCTCGGCCCGGCGGCCCGCGATCGTACATATCACCGGCACAGCCGTCGTCGCCGGGACCGGGGTCGGGGTGGCACTCGGGCTGCTGGCGCTCACCGAGACGGTCGTCGTACAGCCGAGACTCACCGCTCTCGGCGCGCTGATCGTGGCGCTGATTGCGGTCTGGATCGCCCTGAAGCGGCGGGCGCTCCGAGTCGGTAGAAGGGACGAGGAGAGAGACGACGAGGCGAGAACCGATGCGACGGGTTCCAGCGGAAACCCGGGAGACGAGTCGCCGCCCCACGCAAAAGCGCCCCGAAGAAGGCACTCCTCCGAGCAAAGCGACGGGGCGGCGAGGACCGAACGTGCCCGAAGCGATCTGGCGGTGTCCGAGATGACGCTCCCGGAGCTCTACGGTGTCGAGGTGGCGATCCTGCGAGAGCACGGCTTCGAGACCATCGGCGATCTGCAGGCGGCCACCGCGACGGAGCTCGAGACCATCGACGGCATCAACGCGACCCGAGCGAGCGTGATCGTAGATGCGGCCCGGGACGACCACCAGCACAGGCAACAGTCGCGGTGAGCCAGAGACGACACACCGGCTGTTACGAACTCACCGCCAGTTATGGGCGCACCGCCGGGACCTCGACGCGGTCTATCACGTCGGCGACGACGTCCGCTCCGTCGACGCCCGCGATCCTCGCGTCGGTCGTCAGGACGAGCCGGTGTTGCATGATCGGTTCAGCGATGCGCTTTACATCGTCCGGGGCGACGTACGCTCGACCGGAAATCACCGCGCGGGCGCGGGCTGCCTCGTAGTAGCGCTGGATACCGCGCGGGGAGACGCCGATTTCGACTCGGTCGTCGGTCCGGGTCTCTCGGGCCAGCTTGACGAGGTACTCCCGGAGGTCGGGTTCCATCGAGACGCCCTCTGGAACCTGCTGGAGCGCACGGACGCCCTCCGTATCGAGTACCGAACCGACCGACGGCATCTTCGTCTCACGCCGGCTGCGCCGCTCGATCAGTTCGAGTTCACCCGCCAGTTCCGGGTAGCCGATCGAGGATTTGACCATGAAGCGGTCGCGCTGGGCTTCCGGCAGCTCGAAGGTCCCCTCCTGTTCGACGGGGTTCTGGGTCGCGATCACCAGAAACGGGTCGGGGAGGTCACGCGTCGTCCCGTCGACGGTCACCTGTCCCTCGTCCATCGCCTCTAACAGCGCCGCCTGTGTCTTCGGCGGCGCGCGGTTGATCTCGTCGGCGAGCACGACGTTCGCGAACACCGGTCCCTCGGTGAATTCGAACTCGCCGGTCCCCTCGTTGAACACGTGCGAACCCGTGATATCACCCGGCAGGAGATCCGGTGTGAACTGAATCCGGTTGAAGTCGAGCCCGAGCGCCTGCGAGAGCGTCAGTGCGGTCAGCGTCTTCCCGGTTCCGGGGACATCCTCCAAGAGGACGTGGCCGCGTGCCAACACCGCCGTGAGCACGTGCTCTAAGAACCCCCGATCCGTGATGACGGCCTCGCCGACCCGCGAGAGGACGGCGTCACAGCGCTCGCTCGCCGACGCGACCGGGCGGTCGTCGCGTTCCATCGTGGCAGACTTTCGTCCGAAACGGTATCAAAATACTGGCGCTAAGTAAGGTCGTCTCGACGAGTCGCGACACTGCGCGTTCGCACCGCTACGCGGCGTTCACCGGGTTGTAACGACAAAATGCGTCACGGTTTCGTCGTTCGGTAACCCGCGATTCTCGCTCTCTGTTCGCTCCGAATCGCGCAACGCCAGGACAGGGATTTGAACTACGGCTGAGAACCTGCTCGCTTCGCTCGCAGAACCTCAGTCTAATTCAAATCCCGCTTCTTGCGTTCTTCGAGTTCGGATGACTCGCGCCGCTACGCGTCGCTCGTTGATAGTGAACTCGAAGAAGCGCCAGGACAGGGATTTGAACCCTGAATCCCGAAAGGGAACACGCTTTCCAGGCGTGCGCCTTACCGTTCGGCCATCCTGGCTCACCAGTTGCTAGCCCCGAGAGTCGTTTAACTATTTCGAAGCAGTCACCGGGTGCAAGGACGGTGTCGGACCTGCGACAGTCGCAGTCAGACGAGCACGTCGACCTCGTATCCAGCCTCGCGGAGGGCAGAGACGACGGTCTCGACGTGGTCCGGGCCGCGCATCTCGAGGTCGAGTTCGACCTCGGTGTCGCTCATCCCGACTTCCCGGGAGGTTCGGTCGTGCTGGATGGCGTAGATGTTCGCGCGGTGGCGTGACAGAATCTCGACGAGCTGCTCTAAGGCGCCGGGGCGATCGACCAGCACCGTTCGAATCTTGAGGTAACGTCCGGTCTCGACCAGCCCGCGGACGATCACCGTCGTCAGCGTGTTGAGATCGATGTTGCCGCCACAGAGCGCGGGGACGATCACCTCGCCCTCGTCGTACTCGAAGCGCTCGAAGAGAACCGCCGCGAGCGCCACCGCGCCGGCACCCTCAACGAGCGTCTTCGAACGCTCCAGAAGGTGGGTGATCGTGACGGCGATTTCGGGATCGGAGACGGTGACGATCTCGTCGACGCGCTCACGGATGATCGGGAGCGTCCGCTCGCCGACGCTGCGAGTCGCGATCCCGTCGGCGATCGTGTCGACCCCATCCAAGACGACGCGCTCGCCCGCCTCGACTGCAGCAGCGGCGCTCGCAGCGCCCTCGGCCTGCACGCCGACGACGCGGACCTCAGGGTGGGCGCCCTTGATCGCGGTGGCGATTCCACTGATGAGTCCGCCGCCGCCAATGGGGACGACGACGGTCTCGACGTCGGGGCAGTCCTCCAAAATTTCGAGCCCGATCGTCCCCTGACCGGCCATCACGTCCGGGTCGTCGAAGGCGTGAAGGTAGGTTCGGCCCTCCTCGCGTTCGATCTCGTGGGCGCGGGCGGCGGCCTCGTCGTAGTCGATCCCCGAGAGAACGACCTCGGCGCCGTAGCCTCTGGTGGCTTTCACCTTCGCGATCGGCGCGTCCTCGGGCATGACGATAGTCGCGTCGACGCCGGCCCGGGTGGCAGCCAGGGCAACGCCCTGGGCGTGGTTGCCCGCGCTTGCGGTGACGATACCGGCGTCTTGCTGTGCATCCGAGAGCGTCGCGATGCGGTTGGTCGCGCCACGAATCTTGAACGCCCCCGTTCGCTGGAAGTTCTCGAGTTTGAGGAAGATCTCAGCGCCGGTCATCTCCGAGAACGTGTGTGATCGGTCACAGGGCGTGTGTCTGGACGTCTCTTGCACCCGCGGCCGGGCGGCGAGGACGTCCGAGCGGTCGAGCATACGCCCCAGTACTCGGTCGGGTGGGTAATGATTTCGGCTGTGGGCGAGTCGTCCCGACGGGTGATCGGATCGATGTCACTCAACTGTGATAAACGGGTAGTGCTGTTGGGCGGAACAGCACTACAGGGAATACAGGAGTGCACGGCGTGTGACGTGCAACTGGAAACGGGAAGGCAGACCATATAAATCTCATGGCTCCTTCCCGAAAGTGAAAGTGGCAGACTGAGTCGAGATAGGGGCGGCGTCAGACGCGGGTCAGACGCACGTCGTTCGTGATGGATTCGCACGAAGGCGGCGACCGGAATTGGGGGTGAAGACGGCCTACCGCTCGTCGATCGAGACGAACTCCTGATCAGTCTCACCCGTGTATCGAGCTCGGGGTCGGATGAGACGGTTGTCGTCCTGGTACTCGAGGACGTGAGCGATCCAGCCGCCGACGCGGCTCATCGCGAAGATGGGGGTGTACATGTCGATCGGGATGCCGAGCTGGTAGTAGACC contains the following coding sequences:
- the ilvA gene encoding threonine ammonia-lyase, with the translated sequence MLDRSDVLAARPRVQETSRHTPCDRSHTFSEMTGAEIFLKLENFQRTGAFKIRGATNRIATLSDAQQDAGIVTASAGNHAQGVALAATRAGVDATIVMPEDAPIAKVKATRGYGAEVVLSGIDYDEAAARAHEIEREEGRTYLHAFDDPDVMAGQGTIGLEILEDCPDVETVVVPIGGGGLISGIATAIKGAHPEVRVVGVQAEGAASAAAAVEAGERVVLDGVDTIADGIATRSVGERTLPIIRERVDEIVTVSDPEIAVTITHLLERSKTLVEGAGAVALAAVLFERFEYDEGEVIVPALCGGNIDLNTLTTVIVRGLVETGRYLKIRTVLVDRPGALEQLVEILSRHRANIYAIQHDRTSREVGMSDTEVELDLEMRGPDHVETVVSALREAGYEVDVLV
- a CDS encoding AAA family ATPase, with the protein product MERDDRPVASASERCDAVLSRVGEAVITDRGFLEHVLTAVLARGHVLLEDVPGTGKTLTALTLSQALGLDFNRIQFTPDLLPGDITGSHVFNEGTGEFEFTEGPVFANVVLADEINRAPPKTQAALLEAMDEGQVTVDGTTRDLPDPFLVIATQNPVEQEGTFELPEAQRDRFMVKSSIGYPELAGELELIERRSRRETKMPSVGSVLDTEGVRALQQVPEGVSMEPDLREYLVKLARETRTDDRVEIGVSPRGIQRYYEAARARAVISGRAYVAPDDVKRIAEPIMQHRLVLTTDARIAGVDGADVVADVIDRVEVPAVRP